The nucleotide sequence CTTTGTATGGCCCAAAAGCAAATCTTAGGGTGCAGGGTCACCCTAGGGAACTCCATTCGGGGACCATTTTTGCCGTGCGGGAAGGTGCCGCCATCCAAGAGGGGAGGTAAATCGGGGAGGGTGTGAGAGGAGTGTTCACCGAAGAAGGAGAGAGGAGATGGTGAGGCCACCCTCattttcaaccaatcaatttttttttttaaataaaaaaacaattcccTTAAGAGGGGTGCACCCCGTACATTTTTGGACAAGAGGGAAGTTATAGAGGAGAAATGACATGGCAACGTATGATTGTGTTAAAAAAGTTTCCTCTCACCTCATTAGGGGGGTGCCCCCTTCACCCTTAATAAAAGATAATTCGAGCCAAatactttgtttttttaatgaCAAATGAAACTCTTACGCTTTGCATGGTATCTCTTCTTTAAGAGGCATCTGCCTCTATCAATTGAGCTAGCCTCCTATTAGCAATCAAATTCGTTGTTACTATTCGTAATTTCTGAATTAAACacaattataaaaatgaaattaatcgTTAATCCtagttataaataaatctttataGAAAATAAACATTTATAATAGCTTTTGAACTTGAAGACTTTATATCGAAGATTCGAATCACCCCAACCACACCTTTCTCCTTTTAAAAAAACTCTCGTTAAAGACGACTGTATTTAAAACTACgagtatttaattttaattttatttttttaatgatttataattttaataaaatatatgcATTGCATCTCTTTCATAAACCGCCCAAAGTCCCAGGCACTCACAGTTTACGAGAGATTCATTCATAttcatatacatatacacatatgtgtgtgtgtttgattATATAATAATCGCATCAGATCAAAGCACCATTACTTTGAATTTCAAACTCAATTTGCGAGATCGAACCGCTTGTTTTCTCTCTACTTCTCAGATTCATCTGGATGAGGTTACAGACGGTTTGATTTAAAGATTTGAAGATTATCGAGTGACGAAAGCGTAATTTGTTGCGGATTTCATGATTTGATCTGGTTTTGGACCTATGaggtaataatttgtttactgtttgttCTGGATTTGTTGCTTTTTGTTTAATCACTCACTAGTTACTCACATTCATCGCGTTTCATATAATTGATCGTTTTGTTTGCGTGTTTGTTGATAATCGTTCGCGTGATAGTTGATGAATTTGTCAATACGTGGTGAGAAAACGACGTTTTtgtattttgatttttgtttttttttaatcaattaAACGCCAAATGTAGTTACAGGATAATATCTAATTCAGATTCTTCAGATCATATTCACTGTTTTCGTTCTGAATTAAACGCCAAATGTGTTAAGCATTCACTCGCATTTCTACATGCAGTGAAAGTATGAAAAGTTGTGTTGAATTTGTGTTTAATGCTTAGGTTTATTATTGATTGGGAGCGTTTGAAAGGATCATTTGTTGAAAACTCGAGTAATTCGATCTAAATAATCAGATATTTTAAAATGTAAATtacatttttctgattttcttaTACTTCGCACTTGTTAAACGCGATAAAATGCGCTAATTGCTTAGGTTGATTATTGATTAGAAGCTTTTGAGAGGATTATTTGTTGAAAACTCGAGTAATTTTACCTAAAATGATCACATATTTAATAGCGTGTATcatatttttctgtttttttatacTTTGCGCTTCTTAAACCCTTAAGCGTGTATcatatttttctgttttttttttatactttGCGCTTCTTAAACACATGAAAATGCTCTAAACACTTAGGTTGATAAGTTATCATCTTTTGAAAACTAAAGTAATTTGAGACATAAATCATGTTTAGAAAATAAAAACATTTCAAAAGTAATACATTTTTGAAATCTGGAGTTTTGAacttttgattttgaaaagggAAATGAAAACACTAAACATTTACACTTTTTAACTCCAAATATTTGAAGGAATCCTTCAGGAACTGTGTCAATAGCTTTTTGACTCTGGTTCTTGCTTTAAACAAGTCAATTTCATTGGTCCTCACATTTATGATTGTACTTTCCAGTGACTGTATATGTACGGATTATTATTAAGTTCATCATCATTAAATCATAGATCTTAATTATTCATGTTAATTCATCTGCATTATAAGTTATAACAAAGCTGATAAAGATCAGGAAACAACTGCCAACTGCACATGTAACATGTTTGCATTAGGCAATAGCTTGGTCTCATATGGATAACTGTTCAACTGCATGATAGCTTGTCATTTAATAACATAACATCTGCACACTCTCATAACTTAATGATTATGTCCATATTCATTGAAGTAAATTAGTGAATTTAGGACATAATTAGCACAACTTAAAGAGGATGAGTGACCCACCATGCCTAAAAGCAAAAGTAGAGTAGTATATGCCTAATCAAATCAAGAAAGAAAAAAAGGATTTTGAGATGAAATAGAAAGGACAGGGGTAGAGGAAGCACATGTCATAGCTAGTAAAGCTTAAATAAGATGGAACACATGAAGTGATGAGTTTGCAACACGACATACCACTGTAGGAAATCCTTTCACTAATTTGGCTTTGTGTCATATGTCATTTCTATTACCCCCTTTTCTTCTCAATTTCACCCCTTACAACTAATAAAGTTGAAGTAGGACTGTTAATTCTGCATCCTTCTGACAAGGGTAATTAACTTGGTAATCTCACTGTTCACTGTTATTCCTAAATTTGGTAGCATGTGATAATGTACAAGTTCAGGTAAAAAGTAAGGCTATAAAGTGTGGGATTCGTCCTCAGGCCGTCGAGGGTAGTACTAGACCGGCTACTCCGCCCTCGTCGTCTTCGTCCTCCCAAAGTCGTTCGTGACGTCGCTCTCTTCCTTATCCaacgcacacacacatatacatacatatgtatatataaaggGGCTCATTACCACACCCTTGGCCCATTCCTTGTGGCTCATCCCTCACACCCGATGACGTGGCCGTCTATGTGACGGATCATCCCCAAAGACTACCCTCCCCCACACCCACCAGCCTAAGAACTTCACCTTTAGGCCTTCTCCAAAGCAAGGCCCGCGAAGGAGCCCGTCTGATGTGGAGGTGGTTGCCTTGACGAGGAGAAGACCGAGCAAACGGTGCGCCCCTGGGAAGCCGAGGGAGCCTAACGTGAAGGGTAGTTGGGACGCCTCTCCGCGTTAGAGAAGGTCTTAGGAGTGATTgtcataaaaaaaaattatagtttTCCTTTTCAACCAACTCATCATTTACATCTCTATATAAAGCCACTTGTTATTTTGTAAACgagtaagaccatgtgtagtggaaggggaaaataatgcccccaccatggggcattattcgacacgtggcagtccagccagcatggggcgttattgcaaaattggcatagtgggaataatgcccaaataatgcccctttcaatccttaaaaaaaaaaaaagaaagaaaactaCTAACTGATTTCTCATTGGTGGGTCAACCCAAGTCAAACCTTCCACAAGTGCAACATGGCGTTTTAAATATAACgctaatcaatttttttttcaaaaataaccccCCAAAATACCTAGTGTaatgggtgtgtgtgtgtggggtggggggggggcgttatttttcaatttttttttaaaataatgccccactacgggtggtctaagtgTTTTAAGTAACTAATAAGGGAACTCATCAATTGCGAAACAAGAGCTTGTTATACGGGGCATCATAGAGGTGTATTCTCTAACAACTATACTAGGCGTATCCAGCTAAAAAATTGAAGTTCAGATCTTTATGTGTAAAATAAAGATTAAAGGTTGTGAATGCTGAATATTTAGGAATTGTCGTTAAAGAAAAGCTATTTGATATTACTTATTATTATCTACTTTTAATGCAATTAATTGTATATTCACATAAGAAACATTATAATATTGCATGAGATATATAAAAAGTAGAATAATGCAttacatttcatttcattttattttcttgggtttgtatatattttattttaaatcagAAATCCCTGGTGTCAAAATTTGGAATCTAGGCAAAGACAAGAGAGCGTGACAGTCACGTTAGTCTAGGGTGCGTGCTCATGAGCAAACAACTTTAACTTCCAGATTATTTAATTTCATGGACTTCACAAAACCCTTGGAAATGCAAAAATCAAAATTGCATGGAGAGAAAAAAGACTTCAATTAATATACCAAAAAAGATTCAAACACAAACCCACTTCCACAACACCATCTGCCTGTCCTCCCCTTCTGCATCATCCTCTATAAATCCTccttttctagagagagagagagtaatgCAGTATATACATACAGAGAAATAATGCagtatatacatacacacacatacactaATAATGTGAGTGTTCTTTGTAGGCTTCATTAGCAAGGTTTAAGATTCCACAAAGGTTTAAGATTCCGATGGGCAAGGAAGTAAACAACTGCCCATGTGAACTTTCACCACGTAAtgccgccgccgccgccgccggAGTCACCAGGCGGAGAAAACACGGGCACCCAGTGGAGGTCACCGGAACAGGAGACCAAGAAGTTGGATGTTCCGGCAAGTCTTGCCGGTCATGCACGGCGGCAGTGATCGCCGATTGTGTTGCCGTGTGCTGCTGCCCATGCGCCGTCGTGAATATCTTCACCCTTACTTTCTTCAAACTCCCATGGATGATGGGGAGAAAGTGTTTAGGGTTGGgtaacaaaaagaaaaagaagttaAAACACAATGAGAAAGAGAAGGGTCAAAGTGTAATGTCGAGGAAAGATGAGGGACTAGAAACGAAATCCGAAAGTTTAGTggctgaagaagaaaaagaagaagaggGTGCAAGGTTTGAAGCAGAGAAAGTTTGGTTAGAATTGTATAAAGTGGATCAGTTGGGGTTTGGCAGGGTTTCCTTCACGGGAACTGAGTAACAAAAAAAATTTGAAGAGAAAAACAATGCATTGTTAACTTGTACATTACAAGTAATGTGCATTATTTGAGTGGTGCATTATGTTACATCAAGTTGTACGTGATGCATTAAAAATTGTACATGTGCAATTTTTGTGATAGAGTTTGATTTTAGGCAAAGTGTTGTCTAGTAGGTATTTGAGTGTATGATGAATTTGGTTAAAGCAAAGGGGAGAATGTTTCACTGTCCCACACCATGGTTACATTAATTTGTACAATTCTAACCTTCGTCATGCTGTCTCTTCAATTCTATGCTACTCTTGGAATTAACTTGTACTATTTTGGGGTAAGttttatttcaattttttttagtaaTCACAAAAGTAACATCATTAATCAATACATAAAACAAATAGAGAATGAACCATTGGTTAAACTTGTTTTTAAAATTAATCGTTAATTTTTATCTTTATAAATTATTAATTTCATTGTTAGACCATGTGTTATGagtttggttaaaaaaaaaaggCTTCAACGAGGCTTTCAAATGTTTTCTTTGATTCACCTAATTAAAACTAGAttacagaaaataaaaaaatggatAAAAATAAGACAAAAGTAGAAAACTCATCAAAATTGAGCTAGTATGCTATCGTCACCAAGGCCACCTCATCCCCTATAGCGCCTCGAGGCGCCATCATCCTACACCCACAAAATTAACTCGGGGCGCCATTGATGAGGCTCAATCATGTTAACGAGCGTCAATCGCGAAGAACGAGGAGGGATTGGTTAAAGGAGGGGGCGCTATAGTGTGAaggggctttatcccacaccctgCAAGTTAAGAGGAGGGGTCTTAAAACCCCTGTATGACGTGGTGTTGACGTGACGTTGATAAAGCCCctcccacaccctccagcctcaTAATTGACCTAATATACCATTTGCAAGGTTTGTAAGTGGCACACCATGTAGAGTTCGCATTTTATGACGTTTTTCTTCAATATGGTATAACTTGACATGAAATTAAAGGAATTAGTGTTGAGGGTAAAGAGGTTTAGATCATAAGTGGGTTGCAACGTTAATGACACGATTATAAACGTGTCCAAACGGGTTTAACCCGTTAATGACACACATAACACAATTATATTGTTGCATTAAATAAGTTAATAGGTTGTATGACACGTTTATGACACATATATCAAAACGACACAATTTTATACATAATTAATATATAGTATAAtaatataggtagaggatcctgtaaaaagtgctcaaagtgtgagaagtgtattataacactatatataatactatataacaccctataaacaaagtataacaatatgtaacaccatataataccatataacactttgtaacactatatatcattatataacaaatataacactataggttgtctgataggatgcctatgatagatgtatagtgttatatttgttatataatgatatatagtgttacatagtgttatatggtattatatggtgttacatattgttatacggtgtttatggggtgttatatagtattatatatagtgttataatacacttctcacacttctcacactttaggccctttttacactatccttaccctaatAATATATGTATTGTATTTTTGTATAAGTTTCTTTATGGTGTTAAACATTTCGTTTCATGTCATGTTATTCGTGTTATTGAACTAGTTACATTTAGTCGTGTTATGTCATGTAATCCACTTATTAAAAGATGTTCATGTTAGTGTGTAAGATAATAGAATGTTTCATTAGATGTATCGTATTCGGTTTATTAATCGTGTATAATGTCTCTTTTAACAAAACACACCACGTTTAGTTAAATTATTACCATTACACATTATTACATCCAACTAAACATGTcattaggggtgtgcatgggtcggtttggttcggtttttaccattaatcataaccataaccgctaacTCCGGTTATGGATTTtcttaaccataaccataaccaaacttcggttatggttaatcggttatTAAGTCGGTTATGTTTCGGTCTTGGTTATTAACCATAAACTTTAATTAAAACTAACTTTTCGGCTAAAGTTAAAAATTATATGACAGTGGTCCTACAAAATAAGTATGAAACCCACTATGTTGGACTTAGTTTGGGCATTTTTTTATAAGACAACCAAAATTATACTTTTTGATTAAACTACCGATGTGAGATCCATTTTAATAAAGTAATTATGTAGTCGGTGTTATACAGAAGATTCATACGATCGTAACACCTCAGttcttcatcaaaataaaatactTCTACATCAATATCATTTAGTTATATAATATTAAACACCTCTACATGGTTATTGTAAAACATAAATCCATTATATAGAATTACAGACTTAACATTacaagttcggttcggttttgtttatgtcggttaaccaaagcttcaaagccataaccataaccattggttatcGGTTAAAATTGGTTTGGTTATGTCGCTTATCGGTTATGTCGGCTATGGTTCGATTATCGGTTATGGcggttaatttgctcacccctacaTGTCATCATGTATCTTAAGATTTACGTACCTTTGTGTCTATGAGAGCAGGTCTCTTCTTGCTTTGTGTCTATTGGCACAAACTAACGAGGTAATACCATGTTGGCAAATTGGCACAAAGTCTTCAAGTTTTGCGCCAATGTATGCAAATGTGATTTATGTCTCTCTCTATGACTCCATTTGTTGTTGGTTTTTATGAAATTGAAAAGTTACTAATATGTAGTTTGTTGCTTGCTGCCATgccataaaaaaatatataacagttaataaaaaaaataattaaagtaGACATTTTGACCTAAGGAATTACAAAAAATATTGATGGAtttcttttttcattttcatttgtAACCGTTGATAAAATGGAACAATTCGAACGACGCAGCATTAGTCATGAAATTGTGTCATCTTCATATGACGGTTAATCAATTTTACGTTGATTAAAAAGGCATGAAACTATTCTACGGTATTTGAGGGGACATGAAGACTCAACCTACCCTCGGTAGTTGGCTTGAGATGAAGATGACACAATTTTACGTTGAAGATGACTCAACCTACTCTCTATCGTCATGTGTTAAAACACTTGCAACTACGACGCATCATTAGTCATGCGCTCACCTTTGATAGACAAAAAGTGTTTGAGCACTCAATTCAAACAAATTGAATAACTATGACTCATGGAATACATATCCATGGGTTTTATAACCTACGGGAGGTTGTCTACAAGCATGATATTTCAAGCATTAAATTGATCATGTATCACACCCTTGTGTATCATGACTAATAAGTTGTCCACAAGCATGGTAATTCATGCACTAAATTGGTCATGTATCACACCCTTTTGTATCATGACTAATAATGAGTCCATTATATCTATAAATGCGttatcatcatcatacttagtaaatctcaccaatagcaaagctaaggtagagtCTGAGCGGGATAACATGTAgactgatgtattgcaaaatacatacttttatcgtgtatagtttgtatattttatcgttaattttagtttagtttaggtTAAGAATTGCGTGCTATTGATCTTTATTGCGTTTTCCAGGTCTTGATGCATAAAAATGCTGGAATTGGAGCAAAACCGAGCTGAAATGTCGAATGTCAAGTCCTGGAATCAATACACAAAGTGTTAGAATAATTTTCAAGGATTTTGGAGAGTTGAACCAGCTTTTGGAagcaacattctgtgaaaaagtcccactcgcgtagcgcgagggtgAAACACCATGCAGTAGCGCTACACCACTGCATCCAAGTGATCTTTCGTTGACTTTGGagggctcgcgtagcgcgagcgTATATGCCCAaccagtcgcgctacgcgactggtGTAACTGACGCGTCTTATCTGCTGATTGATTAGGGTTTCGTATAAAAGCTTATTTTATCATCATTAAACAAATAACACACGAACCAAGAACCCTAGGGCGATTTTAAGAGCAGATTTTGAAGGTTTTCGAGGCATTCGAGCGTACAAGAATCATTGGATCGAAGCACGGAGCGTAGGAAAGAAGATAACTCGGGTCTTACCTCCCGTTTTTCACTATTTTCACGTTTTGTTACTTTAaccatgaattcttgtttt is from Helianthus annuus cultivar XRQ/B chromosome 9, HanXRQr2.0-SUNRISE, whole genome shotgun sequence and encodes:
- the LOC110879290 gene encoding uncharacterized protein LOC110879290, producing MGKEVNNCPCELSPRNAAAAAAGVTRRRKHGHPVEVTGTGDQEVGCSGKSCRSCTAAVIADCVAVCCCPCAVVNIFTLTFFKLPWMMGRKCLGLGNKKKKKLKHNEKEKGQSVMSRKDEGLETKSESLVAEEEKEEEGARFEAEKVWLELYKVDQLGFGRVSFTGTE